The Chloroherpetonaceae bacterium genome window below encodes:
- a CDS encoding substrate-binding domain-containing protein, which translates to MKTKLSYWVHVAALSLMMLISSCGSEVSYKLSTMPEGVSFTGELSKVRYDEASKSLVVKGELTTSEFNALIALSNDAEYQNAVMRLFEWTNREEDSRIGLLRVTVEPLYESLFSSITAAFTTAYPKADIRLSPLQTDSALERIFSGDCRFALTVRRLTASDSLRIQEAKIAVNQIGYLKDAVCLAIHPTNPVNATDLSTLRESLKGNLKTWKEIASFGSSESPRFYVPNDFRKAFLKDSLLGGAEFGSSVIFLDTDEAILDSTQTNKHAVGFVSMLKIGNALDVRAATRDTTRFKIMGLTESKVIPAARPFQANVLLKKYPLAYTIYAVFRTDLGMLPAGYSQHLKGTREGEGQTLGFRAGLVPLAARIELKDPEAEKNAQEQ; encoded by the coding sequence ATGAAAACCAAATTATCTTATTGGGTTCATGTTGCTGCATTGTCTTTGATGATGTTGATTTCTTCGTGCGGTTCAGAAGTATCATATAAACTAAGCACAATGCCTGAAGGCGTTTCGTTTACAGGCGAGCTATCGAAAGTTAGATATGATGAGGCATCGAAATCGCTTGTGGTGAAAGGGGAATTAACAACAAGTGAATTTAATGCGCTGATTGCCCTTTCAAATGATGCTGAATACCAAAACGCCGTGATGCGGCTTTTTGAGTGGACGAATCGGGAAGAGGATTCTCGAATTGGGTTGCTTCGAGTTACCGTAGAGCCACTTTATGAATCGCTCTTTTCTTCGATTACTGCGGCATTCACAACGGCTTATCCAAAGGCCGATATTCGGCTTTCACCACTTCAAACCGACAGTGCGCTTGAACGAATCTTTTCAGGTGATTGTCGTTTTGCCCTCACAGTAAGAAGATTAACTGCGTCAGATAGTTTGCGAATTCAGGAAGCTAAAATCGCTGTTAATCAAATTGGATACTTGAAAGATGCCGTTTGTTTGGCGATTCATCCCACAAATCCTGTAAATGCCACTGATCTTTCAACGCTTCGTGAATCATTAAAAGGAAACTTGAAAACTTGGAAAGAGATTGCCTCGTTCGGAAGCTCGGAATCGCCGCGATTTTATGTGCCAAATGATTTTAGAAAAGCTTTCTTAAAAGATTCCTTGCTGGGCGGTGCGGAATTTGGAAGCTCAGTCATTTTTCTTGATACCGATGAAGCGATTCTCGATTCTACTCAAACCAATAAACACGCGGTTGGATTTGTATCGATGCTCAAGATAGGTAATGCATTGGATGTTCGGGCAGCAACACGAGATACCACACGGTTCAAGATAATGGGACTAACAGAATCCAAGGTTATTCCGGCTGCAAGGCCGTTTCAAGCCAATGTTTTGCTAAAGAAGTATCCTTTAGCATATACAATTTATGCGGTGTTTAGAACTGATCTTGGGATGTTGCCCGCCGGCTACTCGCAGCACTTAAAAGGAACGCGTGAAGGTGAAGGACAAACCTTGGGTTTCAGGGCTGGTCTTGTACCGCTTGCTGCTCGAATCGAACTCAAAGATCCGGAAGCAGAAAAAAATGCGCAAGAGCAATAA
- a CDS encoding substrate-binding domain-containing protein codes for MTTVQSRIVMLLFLIFPLLSCNREQEQTTTSGTLNVVSDEAVGKMTDLQIADFMRSWDQAKITNESARTRIAVEKLLNKETDFIVISRELKPDEQAAAKKEGLELVSRPLAMDALCFIVHPKNPVTKITLKQAKEIYSGKIKNWNELGGPNLPIRLFATSPNDGQRDYLIDSLLRGEALDTTAYPAKYATDVLDYVSQFEGALGYTSTALARPALNVRALDTSKFKVMALAKNDSSAFIKPFQQNIYDREYPLWYFVYYYYMYYGRLARGLSAYVSKEGQKILERNGLTPFQQHITVVNFTEEQ; via the coding sequence ATGACAACGGTTCAATCAAGAATCGTCATGTTGCTTTTTCTCATTTTTCCTTTGCTTTCGTGTAATCGAGAGCAAGAACAAACCACCACGAGTGGCACATTAAATGTTGTCTCTGATGAAGCGGTTGGTAAAATGACCGACTTGCAAATTGCAGATTTTATGCGAAGTTGGGATCAAGCAAAAATCACCAATGAATCTGCACGGACGAGAATTGCCGTCGAAAAACTCTTGAATAAAGAAACGGATTTTATTGTCATCTCACGCGAATTAAAGCCTGATGAACAAGCCGCTGCTAAAAAAGAAGGGCTTGAGTTGGTGTCGAGGCCGCTTGCTATGGATGCGCTTTGTTTTATCGTTCACCCCAAAAATCCGGTAACAAAAATTACCTTAAAGCAGGCAAAAGAAATTTATTCGGGAAAGATAAAGAACTGGAATGAGCTTGGAGGGCCGAATCTCCCGATTCGTCTTTTTGCCACAAGTCCGAATGACGGGCAACGAGACTATTTGATTGATTCTTTGCTTCGAGGGGAAGCATTAGATACAACCGCTTACCCTGCAAAATATGCAACAGATGTATTGGATTATGTTTCGCAATTTGAAGGCGCGTTGGGCTATACAAGTACTGCTTTGGCAAGGCCGGCATTGAATGTACGTGCTTTGGATACATCAAAGTTTAAGGTAATGGCACTAGCCAAAAACGATAGTTCCGCTTTTATCAAACCTTTTCAACAGAATATTTACGATCGTGAATATCCTCTTTGGTATTTCGTTTATTACTATTATATGTACTACGGCAGATTGGCTCGAGGGCTCTCGGCGTATGTTTCAAAAGAGGGTCAAAAAATTTTGGAGAGAAACGGACTCACTCCGTTTCAACAACATATTACCGTTGTTAACTTTACGGAGGAGCAGTAA
- a CDS encoding cob(I)yrinic acid a,c-diamide adenosyltransferase, whose amino-acid sequence MSFIHLYYGFGKGKTTSVMGLAIRALGAGKKVAIIQFDKGFDGENEHYSERFILRKLKTDGYPIELYPTGCERMMPDGTFRFKNQDEDFREAKRGLAEAKRLLSESTIDLLIMDEGLAAVAYHLIKEEELMEIISLYEAKGRPCELVISGHKVWPEIEEKADLITEMRKVKHYFDKGVPARLGIEF is encoded by the coding sequence ATGAGTTTTATTCATCTTTATTACGGCTTTGGAAAAGGAAAAACCACTTCGGTGATGGGCCTTGCCATACGCGCACTTGGCGCCGGAAAAAAAGTGGCAATTATCCAATTCGACAAAGGGTTTGACGGCGAAAATGAACACTACTCCGAGCGTTTCATTCTTCGAAAATTAAAGACAGACGGATATCCAATTGAGCTTTATCCAACAGGCTGCGAACGCATGATGCCTGATGGTACTTTTCGATTTAAGAATCAAGATGAAGATTTTCGTGAAGCAAAACGAGGGCTTGCCGAAGCGAAGCGCCTGCTAAGCGAATCCACAATCGATCTTTTGATTATGGATGAAGGTCTTGCAGCCGTGGCTTATCATTTGATTAAAGAAGAGGAATTGATGGAAATCATCTCCCTTTATGAAGCGAAAGGGCGTCCCTGCGAATTGGTGATCTCTGGCCATAAGGTTTGGCCGGAAATTGAAGAAAAAGCTGACCTCATTACCGAAATGCGAAAAGTCAAGCACTACTTCGATAAAGGAGTTCCAGCACGGCTTGGCATCGAATTTTAA
- a CDS encoding M48 family metallopeptidase, with product MIREGIWESSLYFQVSESSPVERVSARLSRSGLWVKSNTFEREFFIGEFRIRETHPNGDILFDFPILKREYGTLPIARCNDSELLNLLNTYGYTRKGDYIDLGFKPAIAIGISIILFIVLFFTLGIDWISLGVAELIPQEAEEALGKAAYEQVSSEFEIDTSFATKTLMSKCEAFVGSLSPDSSRHFKIVIAEKNIKNAFALPGGTIVVYRGILKEMEREPELLGLLAHEAGHIYKKHSLKKVARASLFLILYALIFGDVTGLSAILIQQAGGLLDLSYSRADETEADEFAVTTLKSIGYDISGLATLFKKIKNTENALDWGSFLSTHPSPEARIAYFEKEASLQNVSGKRVLTEEEWQLLVK from the coding sequence ATGATTCGAGAAGGGATTTGGGAATCGTCGCTTTATTTTCAAGTCAGTGAAAGCAGCCCTGTTGAGCGTGTCTCGGCAAGGCTTAGCCGCTCAGGACTTTGGGTTAAATCCAACACATTCGAGCGAGAGTTTTTTATCGGCGAATTTAGAATTCGCGAAACCCACCCTAATGGCGACATTCTCTTTGATTTTCCAATCCTAAAGCGAGAGTATGGAACGCTCCCGATTGCTCGCTGTAACGACAGTGAACTTCTCAATCTCCTTAACACTTACGGCTATACCCGAAAAGGCGATTACATCGATTTAGGGTTCAAACCTGCTATTGCAATAGGTATCAGTATCATTCTTTTTATTGTACTATTTTTTACGCTTGGAATTGATTGGATTTCTCTCGGCGTAGCGGAATTGATTCCGCAAGAAGCAGAAGAAGCCTTGGGCAAAGCAGCATATGAGCAGGTTTCAAGTGAATTTGAGATTGATACCTCCTTCGCAACAAAAACGCTAATGTCAAAATGCGAAGCCTTTGTGGGTTCACTTTCTCCGGATAGCTCAAGGCATTTTAAGATTGTTATCGCTGAAAAGAATATAAAAAACGCGTTTGCACTTCCGGGTGGCACAATTGTTGTTTATCGCGGAATTCTTAAAGAGATGGAACGGGAGCCTGAATTATTAGGACTTCTTGCGCATGAAGCCGGCCACATTTATAAAAAACATAGCCTAAAAAAAGTCGCTCGTGCTTCACTTTTTTTAATTCTATACGCGTTGATTTTCGGCGATGTCACAGGCCTCTCTGCAATCTTAATCCAACAAGCAGGCGGTTTGCTTGATCTTAGCTACAGCAGGGCTGACGAAACCGAGGCGGATGAATTTGCGGTTACGACCTTGAAATCAATCGGTTACGATATCTCCGGCTTAGCAACCCTTTTCAAAAAAATTAAGAATACTGAAAATGCCCTTGATTGGGGGTCATTCCTCTCGACACACCCTTCACCCGAAGCACGAATCGCTTACTTTGAAAAAGAAGCCTCGCTTCAGAATGTTTCAGGTAAACGCGTGTTGACAGAAGAAGAATGGCAATTGTTGGTGAAATAA
- a CDS encoding TonB-dependent receptor has protein sequence MKNTVPLFLLVLMLNIPLDAQVGEPKKPVDTLKAFESKEKLVEETRLSQEISSLLPFQELSAKDFMRFSPQSVSDAVRFFRGAFLRDYGGIGGFKTLSLRGLSSNHTMVLYDGIPFTDNQTGQIDLGRLSIQSISKISLSQAGNESLNSPAIALPVSSVLNLESSPLPKKTLFSTGKIQLLVGAFGEKRLGGEIRKSLNDIGQINFSSEYISASGRYTYLSENQTLFERQNSDLQSLRIEAKLFKNRLLSEGKSDYALTAFTFLSDRGLPNAAIIGNEENSAQRLKNIDSFLQFNYSHDVFTDALLKLSGKAEFHQTLFRDPNALVTGGVDDRYNLIGLYGGGSLSKTLFSMNGISAVEASLSADWLENFLSTTLPEFDQINRSQATLGIIVQSRFDRLDFITSLSFQSLSDRRTETEITASHTSLFQAFAYSLSLGYTIPTTTLKISATYSRNLRLPSINERYFTRVGNPNLRPEIAGQLNLGIRYALAYQPAKLDFETYIDGYLINSDDKIISIPRDAFNWSVQNVGQSLSTGIETGIRLRVFPLELFESEIEINYSYQSVKDKTENSPTFNSQLPYIPFHSFNLRLFLKYQNFSLHSSVSQSGYRFSLPENSQSNFLPSYSLFDITLSYEFVTEFLKHKLITDIRNVFSENYVIIRSFPMPPRNARIIYELSF, from the coding sequence TTGAAAAATACAGTTCCTCTTTTCCTTCTTGTCTTGATGTTAAACATCCCCCTTGATGCTCAAGTGGGTGAGCCTAAGAAACCGGTTGATACACTTAAAGCTTTTGAATCAAAGGAAAAGTTAGTTGAAGAAACAAGGCTTTCTCAAGAAATTTCATCACTGCTTCCATTTCAAGAACTTTCCGCGAAAGACTTTATGCGCTTTTCACCTCAATCCGTTTCAGACGCGGTTCGTTTTTTTCGTGGGGCTTTTCTCCGAGACTATGGGGGAATCGGTGGATTCAAAACCCTATCGCTGCGTGGACTTTCCTCAAATCACACAATGGTTCTTTACGATGGAATTCCATTCACGGATAACCAAACGGGTCAAATTGATTTGGGAAGACTTTCGATTCAATCGATTTCAAAAATTTCCCTTTCACAAGCGGGAAATGAATCTCTTAATTCCCCTGCTATAGCCCTTCCGGTAAGCAGTGTGCTCAATTTAGAATCTTCTCCTTTACCAAAGAAAACGCTATTTTCAACCGGCAAAATTCAACTGCTTGTTGGTGCTTTCGGAGAAAAAAGACTCGGAGGAGAAATCAGAAAGTCTTTGAATGACATTGGGCAAATAAATTTCTCCTCAGAGTATATTTCGGCCAGTGGCCGCTACACTTACCTTTCTGAAAATCAAACCCTCTTTGAACGGCAGAATTCCGATCTTCAATCACTACGAATAGAAGCAAAACTTTTTAAGAATCGCCTTCTTTCCGAGGGCAAAAGCGATTATGCTCTTACTGCATTTACATTCCTTTCAGACCGAGGCCTTCCAAATGCCGCCATTATTGGAAATGAAGAAAATTCGGCTCAAAGGTTAAAAAACATCGATTCATTTCTTCAATTCAACTATTCACATGATGTATTTACAGACGCACTACTAAAACTCTCCGGGAAAGCAGAGTTTCATCAAACGCTTTTTCGTGATCCGAATGCATTGGTCACAGGGGGTGTCGATGATCGGTACAACCTTATTGGATTGTATGGGGGCGGTTCGCTCTCCAAAACCCTTTTCTCTATGAACGGTATTTCAGCGGTGGAAGCTTCGTTAAGTGCCGATTGGTTAGAAAATTTTCTTTCTACCACGCTTCCGGAATTTGATCAAATCAATCGCTCACAAGCTACGCTCGGAATAATCGTGCAGAGCCGATTCGATCGCCTTGACTTCATCACAAGTTTATCATTTCAAAGTTTAAGTGACCGTCGAACGGAAACTGAAATCACAGCTTCTCATACAAGTCTTTTTCAAGCGTTTGCCTATTCTCTATCGCTTGGATATACGATTCCAACCACCACATTAAAAATCAGCGCGACTTACAGTCGAAACTTAAGGTTACCCAGTATCAACGAACGCTATTTCACGAGAGTCGGCAATCCCAATCTTCGCCCTGAGATTGCTGGCCAATTAAATCTTGGGATTCGCTATGCCTTGGCTTATCAACCGGCAAAGCTTGACTTTGAAACTTATATTGACGGGTATCTTATTAATTCCGATGATAAAATCATATCTATTCCTCGAGATGCGTTTAATTGGTCGGTACAAAATGTCGGGCAATCACTTTCTACTGGCATCGAAACCGGCATCCGTTTACGCGTGTTTCCACTTGAACTTTTTGAATCGGAAATCGAGATCAATTACTCGTATCAATCGGTCAAAGACAAAACCGAGAATTCCCCTACTTTTAATTCTCAACTACCCTATATTCCTTTTCATTCATTTAATTTGCGTTTGTTTCTCAAGTATCAAAATTTTTCATTGCATTCATCAGTGTCCCAAAGCGGTTATCGATTTTCACTTCCTGAAAATTCACAATCAAATTTTCTTCCATCCTATTCTCTTTTTGATATCACACTCTCGTATGAATTTGTGACCGAGTTTCTAAAACACAAGCTTATTACTGACATTCGAAACGTTTTCTCAGAGAATTATGTCATCATTCGCTCATTCCCAATGCCTCCTCGAAATGCAAGAATCATTTATGAACTATCGTTTTAA
- a CDS encoding FKBP-type peptidyl-prolyl cis-trans isomerase: MNVNKNKFYFLIIACLLFISSCGTNPEDDLIIEDLVVGTGAEAQDGNSLTVHYNGKLLNGQVFDNSRDSGRPFQFTLGARSVIRGWDLGLRGLRVGGTRRLTIPPELGYGSSPVGLIPANSTLIFEVELISLR, from the coding sequence ATGAATGTAAATAAAAACAAGTTTTATTTTTTAATCATTGCTTGCCTGCTCTTCATTTCTTCTTGTGGTACAAACCCAGAAGATGATTTGATTATTGAAGATTTGGTTGTAGGTACAGGCGCCGAAGCGCAAGATGGAAATTCGCTTACTGTCCATTACAACGGTAAGCTATTGAACGGACAGGTTTTTGATAACTCAAGAGATTCCGGAAGACCATTTCAATTTACTTTAGGCGCAAGAAGCGTGATTCGTGGATGGGATCTGGGACTTCGGGGCTTACGGGTTGGCGGAACTCGGCGACTTACCATTCCCCCGGAACTGGGGTATGGTTCTTCTCCGGTAGGTTTAATCCCGGCGAACAGCACTTTAATTTTTGAAGTAGAGTTGATTTCTCTTCGATAA
- the rpmG gene encoding 50S ribosomal protein L33, with amino-acid sequence MAVKKGNRLVITLECTEAKKEGKTPSRYTTQKNKRNNTERLELMKYNPYLRRRTLHKEVK; translated from the coding sequence ATGGCTGTCAAGAAGGGCAATAGACTCGTGATTACGCTGGAATGTACAGAAGCTAAAAAGGAAGGCAAAACACCTTCACGCTATACCACCCAAAAAAATAAGCGCAACAACACGGAGCGTTTGGAGTTGATGAAATATAATCCTTATCTCCGCCGCCGTACACTTCATAAAGAAGTTAAGTAA
- a CDS encoding ATP-binding protein gives MNPFFSKGKKTESCPFHKIPLELSYQGVKEYKDWNVRVEGLPILYCPACLSNGKDYSRELQTEESEAFLKNLFKLLEKSRLGQNEKSHLNSPSITLNFNPIKYSLERDSTLKARRNKGGETGGKELDPDILSRVDNFSPIEPRYGFERLILPDETKEELISALALLEKQTLIYETWNLRSIDRAGRKVALNFFGPPGTGKTLAAEAIAEKLGKKLLTISYAELESKYVGETPKNIKAAFEKAALSNSVLFFDEADSILGKRLTSITQSADHGVNLTRSTTLIELDEYDGIVIFASNLIQNYDSAFLRRMLAHIEFKLPTAEMRSTIWKTHLPPQLPIDGTLNFDALAYHSENASGADIKTAILMAASQASMRALGMQRVNQEDFEKAIRLILEKKSLIATKMLE, from the coding sequence GTGAATCCATTCTTTTCAAAGGGCAAAAAAACAGAATCGTGTCCATTTCACAAAATTCCACTTGAACTTTCCTATCAGGGCGTCAAAGAATATAAGGATTGGAATGTTCGTGTGGAAGGATTGCCAATTCTGTATTGCCCGGCTTGCCTAAGTAACGGTAAAGATTATTCAAGAGAATTACAGACGGAAGAAAGTGAAGCCTTCTTAAAAAATCTCTTCAAACTCCTTGAAAAATCTCGTTTAGGGCAAAATGAGAAAAGTCATCTGAATTCTCCGTCCATTACACTCAATTTTAATCCGATAAAATATTCCCTTGAAAGGGATTCAACACTTAAAGCCAGACGCAATAAGGGCGGTGAGACCGGTGGAAAGGAACTCGACCCCGATATTCTTTCAAGAGTTGATAACTTTTCGCCGATAGAACCGAGATATGGTTTCGAGAGGCTGATTTTACCTGATGAAACCAAGGAGGAGTTGATTTCAGCACTTGCACTTTTAGAAAAGCAAACCTTGATTTACGAGACTTGGAATTTAAGGTCGATTGATCGGGCAGGAAGAAAAGTTGCCTTAAACTTTTTTGGACCCCCGGGCACCGGAAAAACACTTGCTGCTGAAGCAATCGCAGAGAAGCTTGGGAAAAAATTACTAACCATCAGTTACGCGGAGTTGGAGTCTAAATATGTTGGAGAAACACCTAAAAACATTAAGGCTGCATTTGAAAAGGCCGCTTTAAGCAACTCGGTTCTTTTCTTTGATGAAGCCGATTCAATTCTTGGAAAGCGATTAACCTCGATTACTCAATCAGCCGACCACGGTGTAAACCTGACGCGAAGCACAACCCTCATTGAACTTGATGAGTATGACGGTATCGTGATCTTTGCATCCAATTTAATTCAAAATTATGATTCAGCTTTTTTAAGACGAATGCTTGCCCATATTGAATTCAAACTCCCAACCGCAGAAATGCGCTCAACCATTTGGAAAACTCATTTACCGCCGCAATTGCCAATTGATGGAACGCTAAACTTCGACGCGTTGGCTTATCACTCCGAAAATGCATCAGGTGCTGATATAAAAACGGCAATCTTAATGGCTGCATCGCAAGCCTCAATGCGAGCTTTAGGCATGCAACGTGTGAATCAAGAAGATTTTGAAAAAGCAATAAGATTGATTTTGGAAAAAAAGTCGCTGATCGCCACAAAGATGCTTGAGTAA
- a CDS encoding BamA/TamA family outer membrane protein, which yields MKKTTAFRTAVRFIFLLCITHFLIPVLGVTKAQSRVDSLYLAASPDYSISGFGEFFLGSHWRLAWGTPLWVKVLRLDTLSGGLRPLKLGGGLQTKTLHFIGANGLRYKFRSLNKDPKKVLSEELRLGLAADVVQDQISASFPYSIFISSSFQKQLGILSSPPELYVMPDDSILGEYRTMFAGLLGTLELNPKGLEGEGEDFETIEKIEDTIGLLKKLEKDSEDQVDAAALLRVRLLDVFMGDWDRHVGQWKFSRITTSTGIKTWQAIPQDRDQAFARYDGILPWVGTQILPQIKSFGSDFPSANFATWSGRYMDRRLYGSLSRAKWDSVTASFLETLKEDSIRIAVKMLPNTIYKQSGEWILTSLLERRKKLKSLSDDYYLLMAEEAEVYGSQKKERFDIFVESDGSIRVKGYRLKKNGSIDSSIIFYRQFYPKETSEVRIHLGEGDDIVSINGFQTPIRIRVLTEGGKDSIQCNAKVETICHAGKNDILTGSEKRYLNRSNIKVIDFPLDSLNFKNPPRDFGSQWWFDLVFRYASEYGIILGYKPNLITYGFQKIPYQSSLSISAAYSPSTTRGVLDVTFDSPFAFGEKGNLGFESIARASQLEVIRFYGVGNETVFSDSLDESRHYLARQTHYSLYNGCYFKLFDQLRLKIGLESKFVFSEPDEDDATTKLLFISNTYGSRDLFLLKANATMIYDSRNQTLNPTNGILFESSFSSIPNIFGARTWVSKFRTDLRIYFSMFNSGDVFAMRATHEKVIGDAPFFELASVGGKRSIRGFDQQRFLGNESLVFAAEWRQKLFRFAFIVPTDFGLISFAETGRVYLENETSSLWHPGFGGGFWLAFVDANSVLSFTLGGSREFVGFYSAIGFTF from the coding sequence GTGAAAAAAACAACCGCCTTTCGAACCGCAGTTCGTTTCATCTTTTTACTTTGCATTACGCATTTTCTAATTCCTGTTTTAGGCGTCACGAAGGCTCAGTCACGCGTTGACTCCTTGTATCTTGCGGCTTCGCCTGATTATTCCATTTCTGGGTTTGGAGAGTTTTTCTTAGGAAGCCATTGGCGTTTGGCTTGGGGAACCCCTTTGTGGGTAAAAGTTCTTCGCCTTGATACCCTTTCCGGAGGATTAAGACCACTTAAGCTTGGTGGTGGTTTACAAACCAAAACCCTTCATTTTATTGGAGCAAACGGTCTTCGATACAAATTTCGCTCGTTGAATAAAGATCCGAAAAAAGTCTTGTCAGAAGAGCTTCGACTCGGGCTTGCTGCCGATGTGGTACAGGATCAAATCAGCGCTTCATTTCCATATTCAATTTTTATTTCATCGTCGTTTCAAAAACAGCTGGGTATTCTTTCCTCTCCGCCGGAGCTATATGTGATGCCCGATGATTCTATCCTTGGAGAGTATCGCACAATGTTCGCTGGGCTTTTGGGAACATTGGAATTGAATCCAAAAGGTCTTGAAGGAGAAGGCGAGGATTTTGAAACAATTGAAAAAATCGAAGACACCATTGGTCTTTTGAAAAAGCTCGAAAAGGATTCTGAGGATCAGGTCGATGCTGCAGCACTTCTCAGGGTAAGGCTTCTTGATGTTTTTATGGGGGACTGGGATCGGCATGTGGGGCAATGGAAGTTTTCTCGAATTACAACGAGTACCGGGATTAAAACTTGGCAAGCGATTCCCCAAGATCGTGATCAAGCCTTTGCAAGATACGACGGCATTCTCCCTTGGGTTGGCACCCAGATTTTGCCTCAAATCAAAAGCTTTGGTTCTGATTTTCCTTCCGCAAATTTTGCCACTTGGTCGGGCAGATATATGGATCGGCGGTTATATGGCAGTTTATCTCGAGCGAAGTGGGATTCTGTAACGGCCTCCTTCCTTGAAACCCTTAAAGAAGATTCTATTCGAATTGCTGTTAAAATGTTACCCAATACAATCTACAAGCAATCAGGGGAATGGATTTTGACATCGCTATTAGAACGTCGAAAAAAATTAAAGTCTTTAAGCGACGATTATTACCTCTTGATGGCTGAAGAAGCGGAAGTGTACGGAAGCCAAAAAAAAGAACGCTTTGATATCTTTGTCGAAAGCGACGGCAGCATACGTGTTAAGGGGTATCGACTCAAAAAAAATGGCAGCATCGATTCTTCTATTATTTTCTACCGCCAGTTTTATCCAAAAGAAACGAGCGAAGTGCGAATTCATTTAGGAGAAGGTGATGATATCGTGAGCATCAACGGGTTTCAAACTCCAATTCGCATTCGAGTATTAACCGAAGGTGGAAAGGATTCCATACAATGCAATGCAAAAGTTGAAACCATTTGCCACGCAGGAAAAAATGATATTCTCACTGGGTCAGAAAAAAGATATTTGAACCGAAGCAATATTAAGGTTATTGATTTTCCGCTCGATAGTTTGAACTTTAAAAATCCTCCAAGAGATTTCGGTTCACAGTGGTGGTTCGATTTGGTGTTTCGATATGCTTCTGAATATGGAATCATCTTGGGATATAAGCCCAATCTCATCACCTATGGGTTTCAAAAAATCCCGTACCAATCCTCACTTTCAATCTCCGCTGCCTATTCACCATCAACAACGCGCGGCGTGCTTGATGTTACTTTTGACTCACCCTTTGCATTTGGTGAAAAGGGAAACCTCGGCTTTGAAAGCATTGCGCGTGCATCTCAGCTTGAAGTGATCCGCTTTTATGGCGTAGGAAATGAAACGGTTTTTTCTGATTCACTTGATGAATCACGGCATTACTTAGCTCGCCAAACTCATTATAGTTTATACAACGGATGTTATTTCAAACTTTTTGATCAACTTCGGTTAAAGATTGGGCTTGAAAGTAAATTTGTGTTCTCAGAACCGGACGAGGACGATGCAACAACCAAGCTTCTTTTCATTTCCAATACTTATGGCTCTCGCGATCTTTTTCTTCTTAAAGCGAACGCCACGATGATTTATGATAGCCGAAATCAAACGCTCAACCCAACAAATGGGATTTTATTTGAGAGTTCCTTTTCATCGATTCCAAACATTTTTGGAGCAAGGACTTGGGTTTCAAAGTTTCGTACGGATTTGAGAATTTATTTTTCGATGTTTAATAGCGGAGATGTTTTTGCAATGCGGGCAACTCATGAAAAGGTGATTGGCGATGCGCCGTTTTTTGAACTCGCTTCCGTAGGGGGAAAGCGAAGCATTCGAGGGTTCGACCAGCAACGCTTTTTGGGAAATGAATCTCTAGTATTTGCAGCAGAGTGGCGGCAAAAGCTTTTTCGATTTGCTTTTATTGTTCCTACCGATTTTGGGCTAATTTCTTTTGCTGAAACCGGGCGTGTTTATCTTGAGAATGAAACCTCGTCTTTATGGCATCCCGGTTTTGGCGGTGGTTTCTGGCTTGCTTTTGTTGACGCTAACTCTGTTCTAAGTTTTACACTTGGCGGTTCAAGAGAGTTTGTAGGATTCTACTCCGCAATTGGTTTTACCTTTTAA